GGCTCCTCCGGCTCGCGCAGATCCAGGTCGATGTGCTTGGCACGGTTCAGGTTCGACACCACGCGGCGCGCCATCGCCAGGGCGTGGGCATCGTTCATCGCGTAATGGTCGGTCACGCCGGAGGTGCGGGAATGCACGTCGGCGCCGCCCAGATCCTCTGCCGACACCACCTCGCCGGTCGCCGCCTTCACCAGCGGCGGGCCGCCCAGGAAGATGGTGCCCTGGTTGCGGACGATGATCGCCTCGTCCGACATCGCCGGGACATAGGCGCCGCCGGCGGTGCAGCTTCCCATCACCACCGCGATCTGCGGGATGCCCTCGGCCGACATGTTGGCCTGGTTGTAGAAGATGCGGCCGAAATGGTCGCGGTCGGGGAAGACCTCGTCCTGGTTCGGCAGGTTGGCGCCGCCCGAATCCACCAGATAGATGCAGGGCAGGTTGTTCTGCTGGGCGATCTCCTGCGCCCGCAAATGCTTCTTGACCGTCAGCGGGTAATAGGTGCCGCCCTTCACCGTCGCGTCATTGGCGACGATCATGCATTCCTGCCCGGCGACGCTGCCGATGCCGGCGATGATGCCGGCCGACGGAATGTCCTCGGCATAGACGCCGTCGGCGGCCAGCTGCGACAGCTCCAGAAACGGCGAGCCGACGTCGAGCAGCTGGCGGATGCGCTCGCGCGGCAGCAGCTTGCCGCGGGCGAGGTGCTTTTCGCGGGCCTTCGCCCCGCCGCCCTGCTGGATGGCGGCGACCTTCCGGCGCAGATCGTCGACCAGGGCCTGCATGGCGTCGGCGTTGGCCTGGAACTCGGCGGAGCGCGCGTTCAGGGCGCTCTTAAGGACGGTCATGCCGTCTTCCTCCCGGTTTGGCGATTTTGGTTTTTGGCGGTCTCGGTTATTGGACGCGTTACTGGACGAGCGCGCGGCTGATCACCAGCCGCTGAATGTCGCTGGTGCCCTCGTAGATCTGGCAGACCCGGACGTCGCGATAGATGCGCTCCACCGGGAAATCGGCGAGATAGCCATAGCCGCCATGGACCTGGATGGCGTCGGAACAGACCTTCTCCGCCATCTCCGAGGCGAACAGCTTGGCCATCGCCGCCTCCTTCATGCAGGGCACCCCGGCATCGCGCAAGGATGCCGCATGCAGCACCATCTGCCGCGCCGCCTCCACCCGTGTCGCCATGTCGGCGAGGCGGAAGGCGATGGCCTGATGCTGGATGATCGGCACGCCCATGCTCTGGCGCTCCTGGGCATAGCGGACGGCGTGGTCCAGCGCCGCGCGGGCCATGCCGACCGACTGCGAGGCGATGCCGATGCGCCCGCCCTCCAGGTTCGCCAGCGCCACCTTGTAGCCGGCGCCTTCGGCCCCGAGCATCAGATCGGCCGGAACCCGGCACTCCTCGAAGACGATCTGGCAGGTGTCGGAGCAGTGCTGGCCCAGCTTCTCCTCCGTCCGCGCCACCTGATAGCCCGGCGTGTTCGTCGGCACGATGAAGGCGCTGAGCCCCTTCTTGCCGGCCGCCGGATCGGTCACCGCGAAGACGATGGCGACATCGGCCTGCGAGCCCGAGGTGATGAACTGCTTGGTGCCGTTCAGCACCCAGTGGTCGCCGTCGCGCCGGGCGCGGGTCTTGATCGCCGAGGCGTCGGACCCCGCCTGCGGTTCGGTCAGGCAGAAGGCTCCCAGCATCTCGCCGCGCGCCATCGGCTTGAGGAAGCGGTCCTTCTGGGCGTCGGTGCCGAATTTCAGGATCGGCATGCAGCCGACCGAGTTGTGGACGCTCATGATGGTGGACACCGCACCGTCGCCGGCGGCGATCTCCTCGATGGCGAGCGCGTAGGCGACATGGTCGGTGGCGGCGCCGCCGAACTCCTCCGGCACCAGCATGCCCATCAGGCCGAGTTCGCCCATCTCGGCCAGTTCGGCCTTGGGAAAGGCGCCGCTGCGGTCGCGCTCGGCGGCGGTCGGGGCGAGCCGGTCCCGCGCGAAGGCGCGGGCCATGTCG
The sequence above is drawn from the Azospirillum lipoferum 4B genome and encodes:
- a CDS encoding carboxyl transferase domain-containing protein gives rise to the protein MTVLKSALNARSAEFQANADAMQALVDDLRRKVAAIQQGGGAKAREKHLARGKLLPRERIRQLLDVGSPFLELSQLAADGVYAEDIPSAGIIAGIGSVAGQECMIVANDATVKGGTYYPLTVKKHLRAQEIAQQNNLPCIYLVDSGGANLPNQDEVFPDRDHFGRIFYNQANMSAEGIPQIAVVMGSCTAGGAYVPAMSDEAIIVRNQGTIFLGGPPLVKAATGEVVSAEDLGGADVHSRTSGVTDHYAMNDAHALAMARRVVSNLNRAKHIDLDLREPEEPAFDPRELYGVIPSDARKPFDVREVIARVVDGSRFDEFKPLYGTTLVTGFAHIFGYPVGIIANNGILFSESALKGAHFVELCCQRRIPLVFLQNITGFMVGRKYEAGGIAKDGAKLVTAVACAKVPKFTVIIGGSYGAGNYGMCGRAYSPRFMWMWPNARISVMGGEQAAGVLAQVKRDAMEAQGKPWSAEDEEALKAPIRAQFERESHAYYASARLWDDGIIDPADTRMVLGLGLSASLNAPVPKTPFGVFRM
- a CDS encoding acyl-CoA dehydrogenase — its product is MHLTEEQTMVRDMARAFARDRLAPTAAERDRSGAFPKAELAEMGELGLMGMLVPEEFGGAATDHVAYALAIEEIAAGDGAVSTIMSVHNSVGCMPILKFGTDAQKDRFLKPMARGEMLGAFCLTEPQAGSDASAIKTRARRDGDHWVLNGTKQFITSGSQADVAIVFAVTDPAAGKKGLSAFIVPTNTPGYQVARTEEKLGQHCSDTCQIVFEECRVPADLMLGAEGAGYKVALANLEGGRIGIASQSVGMARAALDHAVRYAQERQSMGVPIIQHQAIAFRLADMATRVEAARQMVLHAASLRDAGVPCMKEAAMAKLFASEMAEKVCSDAIQVHGGYGYLADFPVERIYRDVRVCQIYEGTSDIQRLVISRALVQ